The bacterium nucleotide sequence TCGCCTCTGGGACGGTGGCTAGGCCCATCTCGCGGTGAAATACTACCGGGGTAGGTTTCGGGCCACGTAGCGGGCGACGACGTCGGCTTCGAGATTCACCGCCGTGCCCGCTTTGTAGTCGCCGGCCACCGTCACCGCCAGCGTGTGAGGAATCAAAGCCACGGTGAAAGTGCCGGCCTGATCGTCGACAGCGGCCACCGTGAGGCTCATCCCGTCGACGGCGATCGAACCCTTCGCGACGACAAAGCTGCGAAGCGGTTTCGGCAGCTCGATCACGACCTCTTTCCCGGCGGCCGCGGCGGCCACTCGCTTCACCATGGCGGTGACGTCGACGTGACCCTGGACGAGGTGCCCGTCGAGCAATCCATCGGCGGCGAGCGGCAGCTCCAGGTTGACCGCCGACCCCGGCTTGGCCGAGCCGAGGTTGGTCCGGCGGAGCGTCTCGGGCACCACGTCGGCGAAGAAGGTCGCGCCGGATTTCCGGACCACCGTGAGGCAGCAGCCGTTGACCGCCACGCTGGAGCCGACGGTCAGGCGCCCGGCCGTGGCGGCGTGCTCGATCCCGAGCCGGTTCGGGCTCGCCTCGACGATCGTGCCGACGCCGCTAACGATTCCCGTGAACATCGATGTATCCGGTGATCAGAATGTCAGTTCCGAGCCTGACCATGTCGAATTCGCGCAGCGAGACGGCATCCACC carries:
- a CDS encoding riboflavin synthase, with protein sequence MFTGIVSGVGTIVEASPNRLGIEHAATAGRLTVGSSVAVNGCCLTVVRKSGATFFADVVPETLRRTNLGSAKPGSAVNLELPLAADGLLDGHLVQGHVDVTAMVKRVAAAAAGKEVVIELPKPLRSFVVAKGSIAVDGMSLTVAAVDDQAGTFTVALIPHTLAVTVAGDYKAGTAVNLEADVVARYVARNLPR